A region from the Nocardioides exalbidus genome encodes:
- a CDS encoding EscU/YscU/HrcU family type III secretion system export apparatus switch protein: protein MSEEKTEKPTAKRRRESRKEGQVPRTQELGGWATLLIVGMLLPGLLGHELTALAELMRECFSLRGQVEVSDATALLGRGARHVMVTLVSLGCAVMVVGVGAALAQGGFFVATKSVKPSLKKLDPIAGFKRVFGPQALWEGAKMLLKSAVVGFVAYGAVVALMPLIGGLVPISAVLEVVRDQVLALVRSVAVAGLVMAAFDYAVIRRRMGKKTRMSKHEVKQENKQSEGDPLLKGAIRSRQLAASRNRMMADVANADVVLVNPTHIAVALRYDAERGAPRVVARGAGVVAQKIRERAAENRVPLVQDVPLARALHRSTVVGQEIPAELYAAVAQVLAFVISRRSAGVRGGEHRSPRSEGDLPAVAAAGRRRRPAAAAAPNSSGAVVAGR, encoded by the coding sequence GTGTCGGAGGAGAAGACCGAGAAGCCCACCGCCAAGCGGCGCAGGGAGTCGCGCAAGGAGGGCCAGGTCCCGCGCACCCAGGAGCTCGGCGGCTGGGCGACGCTGCTGATCGTCGGGATGCTGCTGCCGGGCCTGCTCGGCCACGAGCTCACCGCGCTCGCCGAGCTGATGCGCGAGTGCTTCAGCCTGCGCGGGCAGGTCGAGGTCTCCGACGCGACCGCGCTGCTCGGCCGCGGCGCCCGCCACGTGATGGTCACCCTGGTCTCGCTCGGGTGCGCCGTGATGGTGGTCGGGGTCGGCGCCGCCCTCGCCCAGGGCGGGTTCTTCGTGGCGACCAAGTCGGTGAAGCCGTCGCTGAAGAAGCTCGACCCGATCGCCGGCTTCAAGCGCGTCTTCGGCCCGCAGGCGCTGTGGGAGGGCGCGAAGATGCTGCTGAAGAGCGCCGTCGTCGGGTTCGTGGCGTACGGCGCCGTGGTGGCGCTGATGCCCCTCATCGGGGGACTGGTGCCGATCTCGGCGGTGCTCGAGGTGGTGCGCGACCAGGTGCTGGCGCTGGTGCGCAGCGTCGCGGTCGCCGGGCTGGTCATGGCCGCCTTCGACTACGCCGTCATCCGGCGCCGGATGGGCAAGAAGACCCGGATGAGCAAGCACGAGGTCAAGCAAGAGAACAAGCAGTCCGAGGGCGACCCGCTGCTCAAGGGCGCGATCCGCTCGCGCCAGCTCGCCGCCTCGCGCAACCGGATGATGGCCGACGTCGCGAACGCCGACGTCGTGCTGGTCAACCCGACCCACATCGCCGTCGCGCTGCGGTACGACGCCGAGCGCGGCGCCCCGCGCGTGGTGGCCCGCGGGGCCGGCGTGGTCGCGCAGAAGATCCGCGAGCGCGCCGCCGAGAACCGCGTACCGCTCGTCCAGGACGTCCCCCTGGCCCGCGCGCTGCACCGCTCCACCGTCGTCGGCCAAGAGATCCCCGCGGAGCTGTACGCCGCCGTCGCGCAGGTCCTCGCGTTCGTCATCTCCCGGCGCTCGGCCGGCGTGCGGGGCGGCGAGCACCGCAGCCCCCGCAGCGAGGGCGACCTGCCCGCCGTGGCCGCTGCGGGACGTCGTCGTCGTCCTGCCGCAGCGGCGGCGCCGAACTCCTCAGGAGCCGTCGTCGCCGGCCGATGA
- a CDS encoding ACT domain-containing protein gives MMRVELPDVPGSLGRVATAIGEAGGDIEAIEIVEKLDGSAVDDVLLEIAPGTMPDSIVSACSRLDGVSVLWINRYAAGGNLFLDLEVVESLTEDPTTARDRLIDLLPIAFRVDWAARIRRTPSGWTVVHATDAAPTDFDLEPVTSPTRLPGDEIYVECAAPFGHDHVMMGRRGGPEFLDSELARLAHLLGLAITISRG, from the coding sequence CTGATGCGTGTCGAGCTCCCGGACGTCCCGGGTTCGCTGGGTCGCGTCGCGACGGCCATCGGTGAGGCCGGGGGCGACATCGAGGCGATCGAGATCGTCGAGAAGCTCGACGGGTCGGCCGTCGACGACGTGCTGCTCGAGATCGCGCCCGGCACGATGCCCGACTCGATCGTGTCGGCCTGCAGCCGGCTCGACGGCGTGAGCGTGCTGTGGATCAACCGCTACGCCGCCGGCGGCAACCTGTTCCTCGACCTCGAGGTCGTCGAGTCCCTCACCGAGGACCCGACCACGGCGCGCGACCGGCTGATCGACCTGCTGCCGATCGCCTTCCGCGTCGACTGGGCGGCTCGCATCCGTCGTACGCCGTCCGGCTGGACGGTCGTCCACGCGACCGACGCCGCGCCGACCGACTTCGACCTCGAGCCCGTCACCTCGCCGACCCGGCTGCCCGGTGACGAGATCTACGTCGAGTGCGCCGCCCCCTTCGGCCACGATCACGTGATGATGGGCCGCCGCGGCGGCCCGGAGTTCCTCGACTCCGAGCTCGCCCGGCTCGCGCACCTCCTCGGCCTGGCGATCACGATCTCCCGCGGCTGA
- a CDS encoding FliO/MopB family protein: MLELTVRLVVSLAIVVGLMLLLARLAGKRYGARAGAPVQVLHRQALSRSASVAVVTVGGRVLVLGTTDQQVSLLTELDPDELELEELDDLVTADTAPDAAVPVEDAPALPAPTLAPTLATRGSHRATPAPRRTTTPDRTSEGGALAGSILSGQTWRQAIAAATGGSAGGPTRKAS, from the coding sequence GTGCTCGAGCTGACCGTCCGACTGGTCGTCTCCCTGGCGATCGTCGTGGGCCTGATGCTGCTCCTGGCCCGGCTCGCGGGCAAGCGCTACGGCGCCCGGGCCGGCGCACCGGTGCAGGTGCTCCACCGCCAGGCGCTCTCGCGCAGCGCGTCCGTCGCCGTCGTCACCGTCGGCGGTCGCGTCCTGGTGCTCGGCACGACCGACCAGCAGGTCAGCCTGCTGACCGAGCTCGACCCCGACGAGCTCGAGCTCGAGGAGCTCGACGACCTCGTCACCGCGGACACCGCCCCCGACGCGGCGGTCCCGGTCGAGGACGCACCGGCCCTGCCGGCCCCCACCCTCGCCCCCACCCTGGCCACGCGCGGGTCGCACCGCGCGACCCCCGCCCCGCGTCGTACGACGACCCCGGATCGCACGTCCGAGGGCGGCGCCCTCGCCGGCTCGATCCTGTCCGGCCAGACCTGGCGGCAGGCGATCGCGGCCGCGACCGGCGGGTCCGCGGGCGGCCCGACGAGGAAGGCCTCGTGA
- the fliP gene encoding flagellar type III secretion system pore protein FliP (The bacterial flagellar biogenesis protein FliP forms a type III secretion system (T3SS)-type pore required for flagellar assembly.), whose protein sequence is MSARTRAAHLFATLLAVGLGALAVLLGATAPASAAPALPTGSLVHTSAHTTARTALPMAPQGPEGPTAPKGPNAPGTDSSVTIDLGGITDKPSTSVTVIVAMTLLSLLPAILLTCTSFTKVLVVLGLTRNALGLQQIPPNQVLAGLALFLSLFIMAPVLSQMNDDGFQPYLDGDKAASAAYTDGVEPLRAFMLDQTGDDELRLLTSVADRKLPESRADVSMATLVPAFVLSELKQAFIIGFIIFIPFLVIDIVISGALMALGMMMMPPVMVSLPFKLLLFVLVDGWGLVITSVVSSYQ, encoded by the coding sequence GTGAGCGCCCGGACCCGGGCCGCGCACCTCTTCGCCACGCTCCTCGCCGTCGGCCTCGGCGCGCTCGCCGTGCTGCTCGGCGCCACCGCCCCCGCGAGCGCGGCTCCCGCGCTCCCGACCGGCTCCCTGGTCCACACGAGTGCCCACACGACGGCCCGCACCGCCCTGCCGATGGCGCCGCAGGGCCCCGAGGGCCCCACGGCTCCGAAGGGTCCGAACGCGCCGGGCACGGACAGCTCGGTGACCATCGACCTCGGCGGCATCACCGACAAGCCGAGCACCTCGGTCACCGTCATCGTCGCGATGACGCTGCTGTCGCTGCTGCCGGCGATCCTGCTGACCTGCACGAGCTTCACGAAGGTGCTCGTCGTGCTCGGCCTGACCCGCAACGCCCTCGGCCTCCAGCAGATCCCGCCCAACCAGGTCCTCGCCGGCCTCGCGCTGTTCCTCTCGCTCTTCATCATGGCGCCGGTGCTCAGCCAGATGAACGACGACGGGTTCCAGCCCTACCTCGACGGCGACAAGGCCGCCTCGGCCGCCTACACCGACGGCGTCGAGCCGCTCCGCGCGTTCATGCTCGACCAGACCGGCGACGACGAGCTGCGGCTGCTCACCAGCGTCGCGGACCGCAAGCTGCCCGAGAGCCGTGCCGACGTCTCGATGGCGACGCTCGTCCCGGCGTTCGTGCTGAGCGAGCTCAAGCAGGCCTTCATCATCGGCTTCATCATCTTCATCCCCTTCCTGGTCATCGACATCGTGATCAGCGGGGCGCTGATGGCGCTCGGCATGATGATGATGCCGCCGGTGATGGTGTCGCTGCCCTTCAAGCTCCTGCTCTTCGTCCTCGTCGACGGCTGGGGCCTGGTCATCACGTCCGTCGTCTCGAGCTACCAGTAG
- a CDS encoding flagellar biosynthesis protein FlhA produces the protein MAPKRLLQLGVPAGIVMIIVMLVVPLPAVVLDMLIALNITSALLVLLVAMFVHKPLEFAAFPAVVLVLTLFRLALNVSATRLVLLDGYAGKVIDTFGHFVVGGSLIVGLIVFAILLIIQFVVITKGAERVAEVGARFTLDAMPGKQMAIDADLNSGLIDEDEARRRRHEVHAEADFYGAMDGASKFVKGDAIAAIVITMVNLLGGFAVGMAQKGMSFGDAITTYSLLSVGDGLVSQIPALLLSTATGLIVTRNTGDSDMGSDILRQLTANKLPLQIAGFGALAICLIPGLPKLPFVTAGGIMLLASSRVPKADEATPDDPAEQVLAAAPDTPELLAAEIQVDPLGLELSPDIIDLVDPASGGDLLDRVKALRRKIAGELGIIVPPVRTRDSIDLPSGTYAIRLFGIEVARGEAPRGTVLAIGDSVGVLPGQPTREPVFGLEASWIPAELRVQAELSGATVVDRASVITTHLAEVVGQHAARLLGREDVKTLTELVRRSHPVVVEELTPAQLSLGEVQRVLQGLLLEGVAVRDLVRIFEALSLKAPTTKDPDALVEAARASLGPAIVAPHLTEAAVHVISFEPTLEQRMLEAVRAGDMGAVVALDPLLAQTVLGELVTLRTAAEEQGLRPVVVCAPQLRAAVRRMLAPALPTTAVLSYSELVGATQVRSVGTVTGDRVAVSA, from the coding sequence GTGGCCCCCAAGCGACTGCTCCAGCTGGGCGTGCCGGCCGGCATCGTGATGATCATCGTGATGCTCGTCGTGCCGCTGCCCGCGGTGGTCCTCGACATGCTCATCGCGCTCAACATCACCAGCGCGCTGCTGGTGCTCCTCGTCGCGATGTTCGTGCACAAGCCGCTGGAGTTCGCCGCGTTCCCGGCCGTGGTCCTCGTGCTGACCCTCTTCCGGCTCGCGCTCAACGTCAGCGCGACCCGACTCGTGCTGCTCGACGGCTACGCCGGCAAGGTGATCGACACCTTCGGCCACTTCGTCGTCGGCGGTTCGCTGATCGTCGGCCTCATCGTCTTCGCGATCCTGCTCATCATCCAGTTCGTCGTGATCACCAAGGGCGCCGAGCGCGTCGCGGAGGTCGGCGCGCGCTTCACCCTCGACGCGATGCCCGGCAAGCAGATGGCCATCGACGCCGACCTCAACTCCGGGCTCATCGACGAGGACGAGGCCAGGCGGCGCCGCCACGAGGTGCACGCCGAGGCCGACTTCTACGGCGCGATGGACGGTGCGTCGAAGTTCGTGAAGGGTGACGCGATCGCGGCCATCGTCATCACGATGGTCAACCTGCTCGGCGGCTTCGCCGTCGGCATGGCGCAGAAGGGGATGTCCTTCGGCGACGCCATCACGACCTACAGCCTGCTGTCCGTCGGTGACGGCCTCGTCTCGCAGATCCCCGCGCTGCTGCTGTCGACGGCCACCGGCCTCATCGTCACCCGCAACACCGGTGACTCCGACATGGGCTCCGACATCCTGCGCCAGCTCACCGCCAACAAGCTGCCGCTGCAGATCGCCGGCTTCGGGGCGCTGGCGATCTGCCTGATCCCCGGCCTGCCCAAGCTGCCCTTCGTCACCGCCGGCGGGATCATGCTGCTGGCGTCGAGCCGGGTCCCGAAGGCCGACGAGGCCACGCCGGACGACCCGGCCGAGCAGGTGCTCGCCGCGGCCCCCGACACCCCGGAGCTGCTCGCCGCCGAGATCCAGGTGGACCCGCTCGGCCTCGAGCTCTCGCCCGACATCATCGACCTCGTCGACCCGGCGAGCGGCGGCGACCTGCTCGACCGGGTCAAGGCGCTGCGCCGCAAGATCGCCGGCGAGCTCGGCATCATCGTGCCGCCGGTCCGCACCCGCGACAGCATCGACCTGCCGTCCGGCACGTACGCCATCCGCCTCTTCGGCATCGAGGTCGCGCGCGGCGAGGCCCCGCGCGGCACGGTGCTCGCGATCGGCGACAGCGTGGGCGTGCTGCCCGGCCAGCCCACCCGCGAGCCCGTCTTCGGCCTCGAGGCCTCGTGGATCCCCGCCGAGCTGCGCGTGCAGGCCGAGCTGAGCGGTGCCACGGTCGTCGATCGCGCCTCGGTCATCACGACCCACCTCGCCGAGGTCGTCGGCCAGCACGCCGCCCGGCTGCTGGGTCGCGAGGACGTCAAGACCCTCACCGAGCTCGTACGCCGCAGCCACCCCGTCGTCGTCGAGGAGCTCACCCCGGCCCAGCTGAGCCTCGGCGAGGTGCAGCGCGTGCTCCAGGGCCTGCTCCTCGAGGGCGTGGCGGTCCGCGACCTGGTCCGCATCTTCGAGGCGCTCTCGCTGAAGGCCCCGACCACCAAGGACCCGGACGCCCTGGTCGAGGCGGCCCGCGCGTCCCTCGGCCCGGCCATCGTCGCCCCGCACCTCACCGAGGCCGCGGTCCACGTCATCAGCTTCGAGCCCACCCTCGAGCAGCGGATGCTCGAGGCCGTGCGGGCCGGCGACATGGGGGCGGTGGTCGCCCTCGACCCGCTGCTCGCGCAGACGGTGCTCGGGGAGCTCGTCACCCTCCGAACGGCAGCCGAGGAGCAGGGCCTGCGGCCGGTCGTCGTGTGCGCCCCGCAGCTGCGCGCCGCGGTGCGCCGGATGCTCGCTCCCGCCCTGCCGACGACCGCGGTGCTGTCCTACAGCGAGCTCGTGGGCGCGACGCAGGTCCGCTCCGTCGGCACCGTCACCGGTGACCGGGTGGCGGTGTCGGCATGA
- the fliQ gene encoding flagellar biosynthesis protein FliQ, with amino-acid sequence MTDTTVINIALQTMVVALKLSAPILLTSLVIGFTISLFQSMTQIQEFTLAFVPKLVGVGVALLVSGGWMLQTLVDFTRDLFDMVPTLLG; translated from the coding sequence ATGACCGACACCACCGTCATCAACATCGCCCTCCAGACCATGGTCGTCGCGCTGAAGCTCTCGGCGCCGATCCTGCTGACCTCGCTGGTCATCGGCTTCACGATCTCGCTGTTCCAGTCGATGACCCAGATCCAGGAGTTCACGCTCGCCTTCGTGCCCAAGCTCGTCGGCGTCGGCGTCGCCCTGCTGGTCTCGGGCGGCTGGATGCTGCAGACCCTCGTCGACTTCACCCGGGACCTCTTCGACATGGTCCCGACGCTGCTCGGCTGA
- a CDS encoding flagellar biosynthetic protein FliR, whose amino-acid sequence MTLTVAGEPLLAYLLASVRIISWLALVPPFAGRAVPTFAKVVLSLGLAFAVVPSVEGGSIPTSTGALLVTTLTQVVVGSALGLVTYVLLAAIATAGSLIDTFGGFQLAQGFDPLSMNMNTVFGKLHQMLAVMILFATGGHLLVLGGLLRTFDVLPLGQAPRLDGASHVLMTAFGMFFVTAVQIALPLVAVLFVADLGLALLTKVAPHLNAINVMFPAKIGLTLLLLGLSFPVLPEAVSRLVELANEAQFALVGGG is encoded by the coding sequence ATGACCCTGACCGTCGCGGGTGAGCCGCTGCTGGCCTACCTGCTGGCGTCGGTGCGCATCATCTCGTGGCTCGCGCTGGTGCCCCCGTTCGCCGGCCGCGCGGTCCCCACCTTCGCCAAGGTCGTGCTCTCGCTCGGCCTCGCCTTCGCCGTCGTACCGTCCGTCGAGGGCGGCAGCATCCCCACCTCGACCGGCGCGCTGCTCGTCACCACGCTCACCCAGGTGGTCGTGGGCTCCGCGCTCGGCCTGGTGACGTACGTCCTGCTGGCCGCGATCGCCACTGCCGGCTCGCTCATCGACACCTTCGGCGGCTTCCAGCTCGCGCAGGGCTTCGACCCGCTGTCGATGAACATGAACACCGTCTTCGGCAAGCTGCACCAGATGCTCGCGGTGATGATCCTCTTCGCCACCGGCGGGCACCTGCTGGTGCTGGGCGGGCTGCTCAGGACGTTCGACGTGCTGCCGCTCGGCCAGGCGCCCCGTCTCGACGGCGCGTCGCACGTGCTCATGACGGCGTTCGGGATGTTCTTCGTGACGGCCGTGCAGATCGCGCTCCCGCTCGTCGCGGTCCTCTTCGTCGCCGACCTCGGCCTCGCCCTGCTCACCAAGGTCGCGCCGCACCTCAACGCGATCAACGTGATGTTCCCGGCCAAGATCGGCCTCACCCTGCTGCTCCTCGGCCTGTCCTTCCCGGTGCTCCCCGAGGCGGTCTCCCGGCTCGTCGAGCTGGCCAACGAGGCGCAGTTCGCGCTCGTCGGCGGGGGGTGA
- a CDS encoding sensor histidine kinase, whose protein sequence is MVFSGDPAQRRTDLLAVVSVLHVDVALERAATIGAERTRAGAYVLTVVDEVLPGTGPWAQPIEPVEHARGISAEAARDLRARIGAAGLQGEPGGRPGHDVIRLHDPADGSEVLRIPVVVGGCLFADLLLLSPPEGGFADDDVASISVLGRVAGVAVRNAQSYEFNDRRRQVLELVAAIEQSVEPPFELAEPYARVAAAAQRIASARTAAVVSATPRSVDVSGTAGVVDEVLPEVLDRIAERLQVAQDLDVDLVVRIGDHTVWGVPLRPELARRGVVLLVLDQVHGRLTRDDRSLMSGFVRHAALILDHAVLQSELQHAMLADDRDRIARDLHDVVIQRLYATALKLRAGIRTDGDPGGHIAEAVREIGDSIRDVRGAVFQLEQRRSGSLRGDVLGMAKEYEKALGFVPAVRTWGAVDSLVPIALGDQASVVLREVLSNCARHARASRCDVDLGVDESGWFSLVVTDDGRGVPEDTTPGSGLRNLRMRAETLGGELRVEPCDPHGTRVSWRVPLGAQPSAGPGAADGSSAGAAASASAGDGPGVDQTHSEAIVSSSQDNPETTR, encoded by the coding sequence ATGGTGTTCTCCGGCGACCCGGCGCAGCGCCGCACCGACCTGCTCGCGGTCGTGTCGGTGCTCCACGTCGACGTGGCGCTCGAGCGCGCCGCCACCATCGGCGCCGAGCGCACGCGCGCGGGCGCTTACGTGCTGACGGTGGTCGACGAGGTCCTCCCGGGCACCGGCCCCTGGGCGCAGCCGATCGAGCCCGTCGAGCATGCCCGCGGCATCAGCGCGGAGGCAGCGCGCGACCTGCGCGCGCGGATCGGGGCCGCGGGTCTCCAGGGCGAGCCCGGCGGTCGCCCGGGCCACGACGTGATCCGGCTGCACGACCCCGCGGACGGGTCGGAGGTGCTGCGGATCCCGGTGGTCGTCGGCGGGTGCCTGTTCGCGGACCTGCTGCTCCTGTCACCTCCCGAGGGCGGGTTCGCCGACGACGACGTCGCCAGCATCTCGGTGCTCGGCCGGGTGGCGGGCGTGGCGGTGCGCAACGCGCAGAGCTACGAGTTCAACGACCGGCGCCGGCAGGTGCTGGAGCTGGTGGCCGCGATCGAGCAGTCGGTCGAGCCGCCCTTCGAGCTGGCCGAGCCCTACGCGCGGGTCGCGGCGGCCGCCCAGCGGATCGCCAGCGCCCGCACCGCCGCCGTCGTGTCGGCGACCCCGCGCAGCGTCGACGTGTCCGGCACGGCGGGCGTCGTCGACGAGGTGCTACCCGAGGTCCTCGACCGGATCGCCGAGCGGCTCCAGGTGGCCCAGGACCTCGACGTCGACCTCGTCGTGCGGATCGGGGACCACACCGTGTGGGGGGTCCCGCTGCGGCCCGAGCTCGCCCGCCGGGGTGTCGTGCTGCTGGTGCTCGACCAGGTCCACGGCCGGCTCACCCGCGACGACCGCAGCCTCATGTCCGGCTTCGTGCGCCACGCGGCGCTGATCCTCGACCACGCCGTCCTGCAGAGCGAGCTCCAGCACGCGATGCTCGCCGACGACCGCGACCGGATCGCCCGCGACCTCCACGACGTCGTCATCCAGCGGCTGTACGCCACCGCCCTCAAGCTGCGCGCCGGGATCCGCACCGACGGCGACCCGGGCGGCCACATCGCCGAGGCGGTCCGCGAGATCGGCGACTCGATCCGCGACGTCCGCGGTGCGGTCTTCCAGCTCGAGCAGCGCCGCTCGGGATCGCTGCGCGGCGACGTGCTGGGGATGGCCAAGGAGTACGAGAAGGCGCTGGGGTTCGTCCCGGCGGTGCGGACCTGGGGCGCGGTCGACTCCCTCGTGCCGATCGCGCTGGGCGACCAGGCGAGCGTCGTGCTGCGCGAGGTCCTGTCCAACTGCGCTCGCCACGCGAGGGCCAGCCGGTGCGACGTCGACCTGGGCGTCGACGAGTCGGGGTGGTTCTCCCTGGTCGTCACCGACGACGGCCGGGGCGTGCCCGAGGACACCACCCCCGGCAGCGGCCTGCGCAACCTGCGGATGCGGGCCGAGACCCTCGGCGGCGAGCTCCGGGTCGAGCCCTGCGACCCCCACGGCACGCGGGTGTCGTGGCGGGTGCCGCTCGGCGCTCAGCCGTCCGCGGGACCGGGCGCGGCCGACGGGTCGTCTGCCGGTGCCGCCGCCTCGGCGAGCGCGGGCGACGGCCCGGGCGTCGACCAGACCCACTCGGAGGCGATCGTGAGCAGCAGCCAGGACAACCCGGAGACGACGAGGTAG
- the recD gene encoding exodeoxyribonuclease V subunit alpha yields the protein MTDLFDPVDATDARLALGATGLLATFNRAGLLTSADVHVASALGRLGRETDDRVLLAVALAVRAVRGGSVCVDLATVADPPDLPWPEADGWAAAVAASPLVEAGLVRWDNDLLYLDRYHEQETQVVHDLLTRAASAPDHDPVLMSASMDRLVAAMQAARPGTTYDEQVEACVSAAGQWTTVLTGGPGTGKTTAVASLLVGLLDQHPGGLRIALAAPTGKAAARLQQAVHQEAEAFEEADRVRLAGVTASTLHRLLRPDPGNSTRFRHHRGNRLPHDVVVVDESSMVSLTQMARLLEAVRPDARLVLVGDPHQLSSVEAGAVLSDVVRGFQDRPDSPVAALRSTHRFGAEIHELAEALRTGDADGALQVLAAGHEAVEWVDEADPSSRIRSTALSAALAVRDAAEHGDVEGALAALDRHRLLCAHRDGPFGVRHWNRRIEQWLTAETGDGLFERAYVGRPLLVTANDHQLGVYNGDSGVVVLTAAGPRAIIAASDGPRDLAPSRLGDVETMHAMTIHKSQGSQADVVTVLLPDEESRLLSRELFYTAVTRARSTVRVVGSEAAIRAAIGRRAQRASGLAVRLSTAPETAP from the coding sequence ATGACTGACCTCTTCGACCCCGTCGACGCGACCGACGCGCGACTGGCGCTCGGCGCCACCGGACTGCTGGCGACCTTCAACAGGGCGGGGCTGCTGACCAGCGCCGACGTCCACGTGGCCTCGGCGCTCGGCCGGCTCGGGCGCGAGACCGACGACCGTGTGCTGCTGGCCGTCGCCCTGGCGGTGCGCGCGGTGCGCGGCGGCTCCGTGTGCGTGGACCTCGCGACGGTCGCCGACCCGCCCGACCTGCCGTGGCCCGAGGCCGACGGCTGGGCTGCCGCTGTCGCGGCGAGCCCGCTCGTGGAGGCCGGGCTGGTCCGCTGGGACAACGACCTGCTCTACCTCGACCGCTACCACGAGCAGGAGACCCAGGTCGTCCACGACCTGCTCACCCGCGCCGCCTCGGCCCCCGACCACGACCCGGTCCTGATGTCGGCGTCGATGGACCGGCTGGTGGCCGCGATGCAGGCGGCGCGCCCCGGGACGACCTACGACGAGCAGGTGGAGGCGTGCGTGTCCGCCGCCGGGCAGTGGACGACCGTCCTGACCGGCGGCCCGGGCACCGGCAAGACGACCGCGGTGGCCTCGCTGCTGGTCGGACTGCTCGACCAGCACCCGGGCGGGCTGCGGATCGCGCTCGCCGCGCCGACCGGCAAGGCGGCCGCACGGCTGCAGCAGGCGGTGCACCAGGAGGCCGAGGCCTTCGAGGAGGCCGACCGGGTGCGGCTCGCCGGGGTCACCGCCTCGACGCTCCACCGGCTGCTGCGGCCGGATCCGGGCAACTCCACCCGCTTCCGCCACCACCGCGGCAACCGGCTCCCCCACGACGTGGTCGTCGTCGACGAGTCGTCGATGGTCTCGCTCACCCAGATGGCCCGCCTGCTCGAGGCGGTCCGCCCCGACGCGCGGCTCGTCCTGGTCGGCGACCCCCACCAGCTCTCCTCGGTCGAGGCGGGCGCGGTGCTGAGCGACGTGGTGCGCGGGTTCCAGGACCGGCCGGACTCCCCGGTCGCGGCCCTCCGGTCGACCCACCGGTTCGGGGCCGAGATCCACGAGCTCGCCGAGGCGCTGCGCACCGGCGACGCCGACGGCGCGCTGCAGGTGCTGGCCGCGGGGCACGAGGCCGTCGAGTGGGTCGACGAGGCCGACCCGTCGTCGCGCATCCGCAGCACCGCCCTGTCCGCGGCCCTGGCCGTCCGCGACGCCGCCGAGCACGGTGACGTCGAGGGGGCGCTGGCGGCCCTCGACCGGCACCGCCTGCTGTGCGCGCACCGCGACGGCCCCTTCGGCGTACGCCACTGGAACCGCCGCATCGAGCAGTGGCTCACCGCCGAGACCGGCGACGGCTTGTTCGAGCGCGCCTACGTCGGGCGCCCGCTGCTGGTCACCGCCAACGACCACCAGCTCGGCGTCTACAACGGCGACAGCGGTGTGGTCGTGCTGACGGCGGCCGGCCCGCGGGCGATCATCGCGGCGAGCGACGGGCCGCGCGACCTCGCCCCGTCGCGGCTCGGCGACGTCGAGACGATGCACGCGATGACGATCCACAAGTCGCAGGGTTCGCAGGCCGACGTGGTCACCGTGCTCCTGCCCGACGAGGAGTCGCGGCTGCTCTCGCGCGAGCTCTTCTACACCGCCGTCACCCGCGCCCGCTCCACCGTCCGGGTGGTCGGCTCGGAGGCGGCGATCCGGGCCGCGATCGGCCGGCGTGCCCAGCGCGCGAGCGGGCTCGCCGTACGCCTTTCGACTGCCCCCGAAACCGCGCCGTGA